Genomic segment of Paenibacillaceae bacterium GAS479:
TGGCAAGGCTAGGTTTTATTTTTGGACTGAATGGCGGCTCCGATAGCCACTCCGATGGCGATTCCAATGCCGACTCCCAATGCGATATTGTCCATTGCAACACCGATTGAAATTCCGAGCGCAGTACCGACGCTCATCCAAAGAGCGATATGATTCGTATTTTTCGGTTTGTTGTCCTCTGGAGGGGTATTGCTGTTCTGATGATTGTTTTCCAATTCAATCCTCCCCTTTCAAATTAATAAAAATACGTTATTAATCGTGGAAAGGTTGCAGGGTATTGGGAAGCATTGGCGAGCAGCATCAGTTGGCTTTGGTTGGCGAGAAAGCGGATTGTCAGGCAACATTAGCTGGCATTGGTTGGCATTGGTTGGCATTGGTTGGCATTGGTTGGCATTGGTTGGCGCGAAAAGCGGATTGACGGCCAACGTCAGCAAGGAACGGCGGGCGTTGGCAACGCTGACGTTATACCCTGAAGAAGACGCTATTCGTATTTTAAGCCCCATTGAGCGCGAATGGCATCAAGCGTAGCCATAATATCTACAGTTTCTCCTACCGGCATCGTGTCGCTGATCATTCGCCCTTCACGGATGGCCGTCATGCACTCCATCGCCTCGTAGACGTAACCATGAAATTCCCGTTCATCCGTTACGATGACGGGCTCTTGATCTTGTACATGCAGCTCTGCACGGTTGGACCATAGAAAGCCGGGAACGCGGATTTTGCCCTTCGTGCCGTAGATCCAGGCCTCGTTCTCCATGAACAGCTGTATCGCTCCATGCAACGAAGCTGTTCTTCCTCCTTCATACTCGAACAGCAAAGAGAACTGTTCATCCACACCTGTCTTACCGATGTTGACCGTGCTCTGAATCCGGGTCGGCTGTTCACCGAACACAAAAGAAGCGAAGGAAACAGGATAAATGCCAGCGTCGAGCAGCGTGCCGCCTCCCAACTCCTTGTTCAGCAGGCGATGCTCTGGATTCCAACCAAAATCAAAGCCGAATTCTGCCTTCAGCAGCTTGACCTCGCCGATGAGACCTTCGTCCAGCCATTGTCTTACTTTGCGGATTGGTGGCAGGAAACGTGTCCACATTGCCTCCATTATGAACACCCCTTTGGCTGCGGCAGCTGCCGCAACTTCACGGGCCTCCTCGGCGTCCATCGTGAACGGCTTTTCACATAACACATGTTTGCCTCCAGCGATGCAATCCAGCATATTTTGCTTGTGCGCAGGATGGATCGTCCCGATATACACGATGTCTACATCCTGATCAGCAGCTAGCTCTGTAGCGCTTCCATAACTGCGTGGAATCCCATGCTTGTCAGCAAAAGCCTTCGTTTTATCCGCATTGCGGCCGGCAACAGCCATTAAACTCGCACCAGGGACATGTTTAAGATCGTTCGCGAAGCTATCTGAAATTCCTCCGGGACCTATGATCCCCCAACGAATATCTTTGTCACCCATTATGAACCGCCTCCTGTCGCGTAAAGCAGACCGGCATTCCTTCAATGCGCAATTAAGCCGATTCTGCCTTCTAAAAAACCCTATTCGCGGATTGGACAGGAATTCCTGCCTGCTGGGCTCGTCATTCCTTGCTCGAATGCCGACTTTCGAGTTCCGAATTCAATATTCGTAATTCCATATTCATAATTCTGAATCACATATTCATAATCGCGAATCACATATTCGTACTTCCGAATCCTATATTCATATTTTCGATTCCCAAACTCCGAATCAAAGATGCCGCATTACGATCTGCTCCACATGTTCCAAATGAGCGTCCATCTCAGCAGCAGCAAGCTCAGCGTCTCCTCGCTCCACCGCCTGCAAAATAAGCCCATGAGCGTCAGCTAGCTGCCCCGCTACCTCCCGGCTTGAATACAGCTCAGCTCGGCGCACCGCACGAATCGTGCGCTCGATCGGTGCCATCAGCGACTCATAAAGCTGGACCATCATGCGATTATGAGTCGCGTGGGCCAGAGCCAAATGGAATTCCATATCAAAGCGCTCACCGGCGAGATCGTCGCCGAGCGTCAGCCGCATGCCGTCCGACAGCTCATGCAGTCGAGCGAGATCCGCTTCGCTGCGCTTACTCGCAGCCAGCACAACGTTCGCCAGCTCCAGTGAGCGGCGCGCCTCGAGCAGCTCCAGCAGTTCCTCGCGACTAGCTTGCGCGGCGGCGAGCAGCGGCGGCGCGCCTGCAGGATGGCGCTCCTCTAGCGGGCGCACGACGCTGCCTCCGCCCTGGCGAATGTCGATGTAGCCCATCGCCTTCAAGGCGCTTAGCGCCTCACGCATCGTGGAGCGACCTACGCCGAAACGCTCCGACAGCTCGCGCGCCGAAGGCAGCTTCTCGCCTGCAGCGACGCTGCCCTCGTCGATTAGACGGCGCAGTTGCTCCGCAATCGCCTCATAATGATTTTGCTTGCTTAGCGGTTTGACCTCCACAGCCCAATGCCCCCTTTGCCCTCATCCTACCCGATGAGCAGAGCGTATACAATACCAGGCCCGTGAACCCCAATGGTCAGATCGTTCTCGATGTCTGCAGAGCGGCTCGGGCCGGATATAAAATGAATGCCCGCAGGCAATGCCGCTCGGCCCGCTTCATCTAACGGCTGCAAAACTTCCCCGAGCCGCGTCTTCAACCGATCGCGCGGGATGATCACGAACAGCACCGTCGGGAGCAAACTGACGCTGCGACCCTTGTAAGCTGCAGACTTTACGACAACAGATGCGGTATAGGCAACGGCATGATCCGCAAGCACTACGCCAAAGTCAGCCTCCGCAGCGTGGGCGAGCCAGCGCTCGCGGTTGTTCACGGCTGCTTGGTTCGTATCCAGCCGGTCGGCCTTATTCGCGACGCTTGCGCCTGCTTGGCTCGCATCTAGCCGCTCAGGCTCATTCGCGACGCTTGCGGCTGCTTGGCTCATAGCTAGCCGTTCAGCCTCATTCGCAGCGCTTACGCCCGGCTCGCCACCGTCCGTTACTGCTTGCTCTGCAAAGGCATCGCGGTTCCAGACGCGCACCTGCTGCTCCGGCAGCGCCGCCTCCAGGCCCAGTGCCGCAAGCTCCGGCTGGTCCTGGCGCAGCACTCGCCTCGCCTTCATATCGCGGGCTTTCGCGGCGATAAACTGACTCGCCGCCGCCATGTCCGGCAGCTGCTCCACATGTCCGCCAGCCGCCGTAAAATACTGCCGGAACCGCTCGACGCGCTCTTCCTCGCTCCATTCGAAGCTGCGCCACAGCTCTGGCGCACCACGATGCGGCTGCTCCGGCTTCGCCAGTTGGCGAGGCCGCCCAAGCTTGGCCGCAATGCTATCCATGAACGTCCCCTGACGTTTCATGGATTTTTGCTCCAGCTCCTGTAGCCACAGGCGGCGTTGTTCCGCTGTTTCCACTGCTTTCCGTTTAATGTCCGCCATGTCCGCCATCTCCCTTCCGCTGCGCAGCCTCGCGGCTCTCACGCGCTTTCTCCTCCATACGGCGTTTCATCGCCGGGTTCATCTCCCTCAGCCCGGCCGACAACTCCTCCTCCAATGTTGCCCAGCGCTCGCGGAACGGCTGCTCTG
This window contains:
- a CDS encoding DNA-binding transcriptional regulator, FadR family is translated as MEVKPLSKQNHYEAIAEQLRRLIDEGSVAAGEKLPSARELSERFGVGRSTMREALSALKAMGYIDIRQGGGSVVRPLEERHPAGAPPLLAAAQASREELLELLEARRSLELANVVLAASKRSEADLARLHELSDGMRLTLGDDLAGERFDMEFHLALAHATHNRMMVQLYESLMAPIERTIRAVRRAELYSSREVAGQLADAHGLILQAVERGDAELAAAEMDAHLEHVEQIVMRHL
- a CDS encoding Predicted dehydrogenase, coding for MGDKDIRWGIIGPGGISDSFANDLKHVPGASLMAVAGRNADKTKAFADKHGIPRSYGSATELAADQDVDIVYIGTIHPAHKQNMLDCIAGGKHVLCEKPFTMDAEEAREVAAAAAAKGVFIMEAMWTRFLPPIRKVRQWLDEGLIGEVKLLKAEFGFDFGWNPEHRLLNKELGGGTLLDAGIYPVSFASFVFGEQPTRIQSTVNIGKTGVDEQFSLLFEYEGGRTASLHGAIQLFMENEAWIYGTKGKIRVPGFLWSNRAELHVQDQEPVIVTDEREFHGYVYEAMECMTAIREGRMISDTMPVGETVDIMATLDAIRAQWGLKYE
- a CDS encoding L-lactate utilization protein LutC, contains LUD domain, translated to MRAARLRSGREMADMADIKRKAVETAEQRRLWLQELEQKSMKRQGTFMDSIAAKLGRPRQLAKPEQPHRGAPELWRSFEWSEEERVERFRQYFTAAGGHVEQLPDMAAASQFIAAKARDMKARRVLRQDQPELAALGLEAALPEQQVRVWNRDAFAEQAVTDGGEPGVSAANEAERLAMSQAAASVANEPERLDASQAGASVANKADRLDTNQAAVNNRERWLAHAAEADFGVVLADHAVAYTASVVVKSAAYKGRSVSLLPTVLFVIIPRDRLKTRLGEVLQPLDEAGRAALPAGIHFISGPSRSADIENDLTIGVHGPGIVYALLIG